The following is a genomic window from Crossiella equi.
CAAGTGCGTGACCGCATCCTGTGCCTCCACACTGTACAGCTGGTCCGCGTCCGCGACGTCGGCCAGCGCGAACGCCTGGGGGATAGCCTCGGCAGCCGAGGCGATCGTGTCGACGAACGCGCTGATCGCCTCGCGCAGCGCCTCGGGCTCGAACAAGGTCAACGCCGCCCTGCCGCTGGGCCGACCCTCCTCGCGCGTGACGGGCCCAGGGGCGTGGGCGAGCACTTGCTCTTGGTCCTCGGTGGACTGCTCCTGCTGATTGCTCACTCTTGATTTCCTTCCGCCCAGTCGCCCCTCGGCCTGGCCGCGACGATCGGACTCAGTGGCTTGGCTGGCGAGGTCGCGTGCGGAGGCATGATCTTGTCGGCTTGGCCCAGCACCTCGGAGGCGAGCCGGACGACCAGGGAGTGGACGAGGCTGGCGGCGTCGATCGCCTCGATGAACGCCCACCCCACCTTCTGCGCCCGCTCGTCGGTTCCCTCGGCGCTGCCGGTCAGCAGGTCATCGGCGAACCATGTCCGAATCGTGTCGTCAACCCGCTTGCCCGCCACGACGAGGTCGAGGCCCACCTGGTCGAGCTGGCCGTTGGCGTGCATGCTCATCAGCAGCTCGCCGATGACTCGCAGCCGAGCGGACTCCTGGGGCGTCATGCCTCCCCCCTGCTCACCCGAAGCTTCTCCAACGCCTCGGCGAGCAACGCCTCCAACTGCTCCGGCGTGCGCCGTTCGCACAACATCACCCAGTGGGTCCGCGGCGGCCGGGGGGCCTTGGGCGCCTGTGCCACCCCCGGGTCGGCACACGCGCTCACCTCCCCGTGCTGAGGGCAGTCGGCGGTCTCGGGCACCTCGTCGGGGCCGAGCTCGGCGGAGTAGCGCCGGACGAACTCGTGGTCCCCGCGTGGGCAGCGGTAGGGCACGACCATGGCTTGGACCCGGCCCTCCAGGTAGGGCTTCTGGAAGCTGGTGTGCCCGCTCAGCCGTTGTCCCCGCAGCGTGGTTGGTCCCTTCACGGCTGTCCCTCCTGGGCCTCCTCGGCGCGACGCTCGTCACCGGAGGAACCCACGGGGCTGAGGCCGGGCGGCGGGTCGAACTCCAGAGACGCGGCACGGAGGCTGACGATCTCCTCGCCCACCGTTCGTTTCGCCCGGGGCAGGTCGTGGAAAACCAGACACAGATTGGCCACGGCGTGGTTCAGGTCGACCTGGGCGGCCTCCACTTCGGCCTTGACCTCGATGCAGACCTGGCTTCCCCGCGGACCGACTATCCGGGCGAGCGCTTCGAGCATGCCGGTGAGGTTTTCCATGCGGGCGCGGGGACCGACCAGATCCTCCACAGCCGCCGTCGAGATGTTCTCCAGATCCCTGAACAAGGTCTGGATCCGGTCGATGTCCGGGTTCTCGCTCATGCGGGCTCCTTCGGCAGTGGCTTGGTGCTGCCTGGGTACCGGGGCAGCGACCAGGAGAACGCCTTGCCCAGCGCGAGCTTCGCCGCGACGAAGCCCCTCGTCTGCTGGTCCAGCTCCGCGATCGCCCCGACGTTCAACTTGTTGTCCCAGTGCAGGACCCAGACCCGCACGACGAGCGCGACCCTGCGGGCCAGCAGCCGCTTCGAGGCCCGCACGTCGGTGCAGGCGTTGATCGGGTGGTCCAGCAGGTCCGCGGTCAGGTCCGCCCGTTCGATCGCATCGTCCAACTCGTGGTGGAGCAGCCGGTGCGGGAGATCGATTTTGAGGATGTGCGTGCGGAGGCGGCACACGATCGTCAAGGGGGGCTTGGGGGTGGTCTTCCTGGGGGTGGGCTTCATGGTGTCGTTCTCCAGGGCGGTGGTAGGGGGCGGCGGTCGGGCGCCGCCCCCTACCGATATGCCGGTCAGCCGGAAGTAGTTGAGCGCGGCTGGCCGGGTGGTCCACGGACTAGCGCTGTTCGACACGCGCTGTTCGGGGGAGGGACGAGCTGGAGCTAAATCAGCCGGATCCGCTCACCGTCGATGATCCACTTCTTGCTCTCGCTCGACTCCGTGTAGACCAGGTCCCCGATCCTGACGAGCGTGATGGCGGCGTCGGTCATCGTCGTGTCCTCGTGCGCCATGACCCGCTTCAGGCTGGCCAGGGTCACCTCGGAGACGTTGATCGTGATCTTGCGGTGCGCCATCAGGAAGCACCGCCGGAGGACCCGGCGTCCACGGACCGCCCCAGGCAGATCACGCACGGGGCGCCCCCCGAGCGGCCGTCGAAGAGCCTGGTCGTGTGGTTGCACAGGGCCGTCAAGCTGATGTCGCCCGTGTCCGGGTTGTTGGTGACGCTGTCGCGCCGGAAGCCATGCAGCTGCACCTCCGGGTCGGCAGCCGACCTCAACCACACGATCGCGTCGGTGTCCCTCATCCCGACCTCTCCATCTTCACTCGCGCATCCCCTCGAACCAGATGACACCGATGACGGCCAGGGCGACGATGCAGCCGACGATCACGACGACCGACGCGACATAGGACATCGGGATGCCGCACACCAGCGGCGGGTCGTAGTGCGGAGTCATGGAGCCTCACAGGCGGGATCACGTGAACCCGGGTTGGTGTGGTGGTGGCCGGTGCCGCCCAGCTGGTTGACCAGCTGTCGGGGGGCCCGAGTGGCGGCACCGGCCGGTCGGCCGAGGTCGCGGTGCAGCGCGGTGACCTCAAGCGGCCGACGTCAGGGGCTCACGCGTGAGCCGGTGCCGTCCCGGGGAGTGGTCCTCACGGACCAGCTCTGCGTGCGCGGCCTGCCACGCCCGGCACAGAACAGCGTTGTCGTCACCGAACAGCCAGGAACGCAGCATTCCGATCAGGCTCCGGTCCTGGGTCGCACAGGCGCGGCACAGGCCATCACCGTCAACCGGGTGCAGCTCCAGGACGGCGTCCATCGCCAGCGTCAGGCGGACCACATCGGCGTGCAACCGCGCCCGGGTCTCCTCCTCGCCGCGCTGGAACACCTCGCGCGCGGTGTGCACGCTGCCCGCCACCGCCAACTTGATGGGCCACATCACGCGCCCACCCGACGTTGCTCGGGAACCGTGGATTCGATCTTGTAGTAGTGCTCGGACAGCGCGGCCATCAGGTCGCGCATGCCGGAGAGGGTCAGCCGTGCGGTGCCTGCCGGAGGCGCGACGAGGGCGCAGCCGTGCGGGTGCGGAACCATGGCCAGCATCCGGACTCTGCCTCCGGCGTCTTGGCAGAGGATGTCGACGGTCCCCGGGATCTGCGCGGCTTCAACCGGTCTGCTGACGGACAAATCGCTCATCGTGAACTCTCCTTGGACACGATCGAGAGGCCGTCCGGGTGCGCGTCCAATGAACGCGAAGGTTGCAGATGGGGCAGCGACCCGGCCGTTGGACCCGTTCGTGTCACCAGGGCCAACGGCTCAAGCCTTGCCTGCAGCCGGCGTTCTGGAAACACCATTCGAGGGGGATGTCAAGAGGATTTGCGGGGGAGGATTGGAGGATGTTGGGGGGAGGTTTGAGGGAGATACGTAGGTGTCCACTTGCTACGGAAAGTGCGAGACTGAGGGCCGAGGCGACAAGGGAGGGCGCTGTGCCGGAGCCGAACGAGGACCTAACGCGGGCCCGCAATCGCATCAAGTCGCCGAACGGCACCGGTGGGCGACTCACACGGAAAGAGCTGGCGGAGCTCGTCAATACGTGGGTAGCCAAGCGGGACCCGCGGGCCGTGCCAATCGATCACAAGTACATCGGCAAGCTTGAGCAGGGTGTGATCCGATGGCCCCGCGATGTCTTTCGTAGGGAGGCCCTGCGAACCATCCTCCGGGTCGCCGAGGACACGGATCTGGGCTTCTACCCGCCCGCTCAGTCTCGTACCGTAGAGGCCGTGGATCGTCAGCAGTTCCTCCGTCACGCGGTCGGTGTTGCCACCGGCGCCACCCTCGGACAGTCGACCGCTGCCGGACCCGACCTGCCCACACCGTCAACCCCGATCGTCGGTGAACTGGTCCAGTCGTTGGCACACACCCCTGTGCCCAGGCGGATCGGGGCCGATGACGTCGAGCGGATACGCATGCAGGCAACGGTCTTCAGTAACATGGACGCGGCCTACGGCAGCCTGCTGATCCGCGAGGCCGTCAACGCCCAGATGACCTACGCTATCGCGCTCCTTGATGCCCACTGCGAGCCGGACATCAAGTCGCGCATGCTGTCAGCGGTCGGCTACCTCGCACACACCTTCGCGTTCTCTGCATTCGACAGATACGACCATGACTACGCCCGTGAGCTGTTTGGGTTTGCCTGCGGTTACGCCGAGCAGGCCGGAGACTGGCACCTGCGAGCGAAGGTGCTCAGCTCCATGGCACGGCAAGCCATTTGGTGCGGCGACCTGGAAAGCGGGTTGACCTTCGCAGAACTTGGGCTTGTCCGCGCCGACCGCCTAACCGCTACCGAACGCGCGATGCTTCACACTGCCCGCGCCAGGGCCCTGGCAAAGCTGAGGCGCGCTCAAGACGCTGCCGCCGCAGTAGGGGCGGCGGACGAAGAGTTCAGCAAGGCTCGCCCCCACAACGACCCACCGTGGATGGCGTACTACGACGCCGCGCAGCACGCCGGTGACACCGGTCATGCTCTGTACGACACAGCAGTTCTGGGAGGCCTGTTCGTTGGCGAAGCCCGGCACCGATTGGCCCAAGCCGCCGTCGCCCACGACGAGGGGCACGCTCGTTCGCGCGCCATTAGCCAGACCAAGCTGGCGTCGCTGACCATGGCGACCGGTGACCCGGTCGAAGCTGCGGCTATCGGCCACCAGGCGGTGATTTGGTCTGGGACGGTCAGGTCGCAGCGTGCCGCTGACGACCTACGGGAGCTGCGGCGTCTGGCCCTCCCGTATGCACGTAAAGAGCCTGTGAGGGAGCTGCAAAGTCAAATCTGCACTGTGGTCCCGATATGACGGCTGACACGGAGAACGAGGAGAAGGAGCTCTCGGTGCTGCTCGCCGCATCGAGAGCTGCTGGGCTCGATGCCCGTGGCGCCGAGCTAATCCGCCGCGGAGAGAACGTCCTATGGAGACTTCCCGGCAAGATCGTCGCCAGGATTGCCCGGCCGGGCCAAATTGACGCTGCGACAAAGGAAGTGGCGGTCGCCCGATGGCTCGCAGGGAACGGTATCCCTGCAGTACGGCCGGTTCCTGATCTATGCCAGCCCTTCTTGGTCAACGGGCAACCTGTGACCTTTTGGCAGGAGCTACCGCGACACGTGATGGGCGAAGTTGCGGATGTTGCTGCGTTGGTGCGTCAGGTTCACCAGCTCAAGCCGCCCAATCACTTCAAGTTGCCCAGGCTAGCTCCATTCATACGCCTCACTTCCCGGATCGAAAACGCAACTACCTTCAGTGAGAGCGACAGGGCCTGGTTGCTCGCTAGAACGACCGAGTTGGCCGAGCGTTACGACTCCGTCCCGTCAGGCCTTCCTTGGGGTGTGGTCCACGGCGATGCCTGGCGAGGCAATGTCGCGCGCGCCACGACCGGAGCGATCTTCCTATTGGACTTCGAGCGAACAGCGTTCGGCCCTCCGGAGTGGGATCTGGTCTCCACGGCCGTTTCACATGTCAGCACCGGGTGGCTCGGTTCCGACAGCTGGCACAGCTACTGTGACGCCTACGGTTACGACGTGACCGAGTGGAGCGGCTTTACCCTGTTGCGAGATATTCGCGAACTACGCATGACGACTATGGCAGCGCAGGTCGCCGCGCGCGAGCC
Proteins encoded in this region:
- a CDS encoding RNA polymerase-binding protein RbpA, with the protein product MKGPTTLRGQRLSGHTSFQKPYLEGRVQAMVVPYRCPRGDHEFVRRYSAELGPDEVPETADCPQHGEVSACADPGVAQAPKAPRPPRTHWVMLCERRTPEQLEALLAEALEKLRVSRGEA
- a CDS encoding phosphotransferase enzyme family protein, with translation MTADTENEEKELSVLLAASRAAGLDARGAELIRRGENVLWRLPGKIVARIARPGQIDAATKEVAVARWLAGNGIPAVRPVPDLCQPFLVNGQPVTFWQELPRHVMGEVADVAALVRQVHQLKPPNHFKLPRLAPFIRLTSRIENATTFSESDRAWLLARTTELAERYDSVPSGLPWGVVHGDAWRGNVARATTGAIFLLDFERTAFGPPEWDLVSTAVSHVSTGWLGSDSWHSYCDAYGYDVTEWSGFTLLRDIRELRMTTMAAQVAAREPSKRNLDQAARRLACIRGCAGARPWSGWHQVP